In the genome of Diaphorobacter sp. HDW4A, the window AGCGGCGAATTGCTGCGCGGGCTCCGGCGCGTAAAGCGGGTCTCCGAGTATGGGAAACCCCAGATGCTGCAAATGCACCCGCAATTGATGCGTCCGACCGGTGACCGGCTGCAATTCGACGCGTGAAATGCCATCTACGTATCCGAGCACCCGCCAGCGCGTGACGCTGGGCTTGCCCGCCGGATCGACGATACGGCGCGGTCGCCGTGGCCAGTCCTGAAGAATCGGAGCATCGATTTCCTGCCAGTCCGTGCCCGGCTCGGCAGGCGAGCCCGCCACCAGCGCCTCGTAGATCTTGTGCACTCGCCGCTCGGCAAATGCTGCGCTCATGGCGCGCTGCATTTCGAGATTGCGGGCGAACAGCACAATGCCGGAAGTGGACATATCCAGCCGGTGAATGAGCAGCGTCTCCGGCCATTGCTGCTGCACTCGATGGATCAGGCAGTCCTGCTTGTCTTCGCCGCGCCCTGGCACGCACAGCAAGCCGGAGGGTTTGTCGAAGGCGAGCAGGTGCGCGTCTTCAAACAGCGGAATCAGCGGCTCGTAGGGAATGAGGGGCAGTGGTGGGAGTGGCATCGGGCTGCGAGTGTAGTGCGGCGCAGGCACGCTTGAAAAAAGGGCGAGCGGTACCCACGGCACCACTCGCCTTCTTCACACTCCATCAGTCACGCGTCAGCACCAGGCAACTGACGTACTGAACGGATCACTTGCCCTCGTAAGCATCCATCGGAACGCAGCTGCAGAACAGGTTGCGGTCGCCGTAGACGTTGTCCACGCGGCCGACGGGTGACCAGTACTTGGACTTGCGCAGAGCGGCTACTGGGTAGGCCGCCAGTTCGCGGGCGTAGGCGTGCTTCCAGTCGTCGGCGGTGACCTGCTCGGCCGTGTGGGGCGCGTTCTTGAGCGGGTTGTCCTCGCGTGGCAGCTTGCCTGCTTCGACTTCGCGGATTTCATTGCGGATGGCGATCATCGCGTCGATGAAGCGGTCGATTTCGAACAGCGTTTCGCTTTCCGTCGGCTCGACCATCAGCGTGTTGGGTACGGGGAAGGAGAGCGTAGGGGCGTGGAAACCGTAGTCGATCAGGCGCTTGGCGACGTCTTCGGCCATCACGCCGGAGGTGTCCTTCAGGCCGCGCAGATCGAGAATGCACTCGTGCGCGACGTGGCCGTTGGCGCTTGCGTACAGCGTCGGGTAGTGATCCTTCAGGCGCACGCTGATGTAGTTGGCGCTCAGAATCGCCGCTTCGGTGGCGTGCTTGAGGCCGTCCGGGCCCATCATGCGGATATACATCCAGCTGATCGGCAGCACGGCGGCATTGCCCAGAGGCGCTGCGCTGACCGCGCCGACGCCACCCTCGATGCCGCCCGCCTTGTGGCCGGGCAAGAACGGAACCAGGTCTTCCACCACGCACACGGGGCCGACGCCCGGGCCGCCACCACCGTGGGGGATGCAGAAGGTTTTGTGCAGGTTCAGGTGGCTCACGTCGCCGCCGAACTCACCCGGAGCGGCCACACCGACCAGCGCATTCATGTTGGCACCGTCCACGTAGACGCGGCCACCGTGGCTGTGCACCAGCTCGCAGAGTTCCTTCACCTGAGTCTCGAACACACCGTGCGTGGACGGGTAGGTGATCATGATGCAGGCGAGGTTGGCGCTGTGCTGCTCGCACTTGGCTTGGAGATCGACCATGTCCACGTTGCCGTTGGCGTCGCAGGCCGTCACCACCACCTGCATGCCGACCATCTGGGCGGATGCGGGATTGGTACCGTGCGCGCTGCTCGGGATCAGACAGACGTTGCGGTGCGCGTCGCCGCGCGACTCGTGCCAGCCCTTGATCGCCAGCAGACCGGCGTATTCGCCCTGGCTGCCCGCGTTGGGCTGCAGGCTCACGCCCGCGTAGCCGGTGGCCTGGCAGAGCCAGTCGCGCAGTTGCTGATCAAGCTCGATGTAGCCCGCGAGCTGGTCGCGCGGCGCGAACGGGTGCATGTTCGCGAACTCGGGCCAGGTGATCGGGATCATCTCGCTGGTCGCGTTCAGCTTCATCGTGCAGGAGCCGAGCGGGATCATCGAACGATCCAGCGCCAGATCCTTGTCCGATAGGCCGCGAAGGTAGCGCAGCATGCCGGTTTCGGAGTGGTGCGTGTTGAACACCGGGTGCGTGAGGAAGCCACTCGTGCGCTCCGCAAACGCGGGGATCAGCGACGGCGCGCCTTCGTCCATTGCTTCGATGGTCGGCAGTGCCTTGCCTTCACCCGCGAAGATGGCCCAGACCAGTTCCACATCGGCGCGCGTAGTGGTTTCGTCGAGCGAGATGCAGATGTATTCGTCCCACGCCTTGCGCAGGTTGGCGCCCTTGGTGACGGCGCGCGCGATGACCGCGTCGGTCTCTCCTTGGGTGTGTAGGCTCAGGGTGTCGAAGGCCGTGTCATGGTGCTTGGCGGTGTAGCCCAGCTTGGCGAGGCCACGGCTGAGGATGGCCGTGAAGCGGGCCACGCGGCGTGCGATGCGCGTAAGGCCTTCGGGGCCGTGGTAGACAGCGTACATGCTGGCGATTACCGCTGGCAGCACCTGCGCGGTGCAGATGTTCGACGTGGCCTTTTCGCGGCGGATGTGCTGTTCGCGGGTCTGCAGCGCGAGGCGATAGGCAGGCTTTCCGTGCACATCGACGCTCACCCCCACCAAACGACCTGGCAGCGAGCGCTTGTACTCATCGCGACAGGCCATGAAACCGGCGTGCGGGCCACCAGCGCCCATCGGCATGCCAAAGCGCTGGGTGGAGCCGACGACGATGTCCACATTCCACTCACCGGGCGGGGTGAGCAGGGTGAGGGCGAGCAGGTCGGTCGCGACGATGGCGGCGGCCTGTTTGGCGTGGATGGCTTCGACGTCGGCCTTCCAGTTTGCGATCCAGCCGCTTGACGCAGGGTACTGGATCAGCACGGCGAAGAAGTCACCGGCCAGCAGCGTTTCCCATTCGTCCTTGGAATTGGCGATCTTCACGTCAATGCCGAGCGGCTTGGCGCGGGTCTGCACGACTTCGATGGTCTGCGGATGCGCGTCACCGGCGACGACGAAGGTGTTGCTCTTGGACTTGACCGAGCGCTTGGCCAGCGTCATTGCTTCGGCGGCGGCGGTGGCTTCGTCGAGCATCGACGCGTTGGCGATTGGCATGCCAGTCAGGTCGCAGACCATGGTCTGGAAGTTGACCAGCGCTTCCATGCGGCCCTGCGAGATTTCGGCCTGATATGGCGTGTAGGCCGTGTACCAGGCGGGGTTCTCCAGCACATTGCGCAGGATGACGCCGGGCGTCAGCGTGCCGTAGTAGCCCTGACCGATGAAGCTCTTGAGAACCTTGTTCTTTGATGCAACGGCCTTGAGCTCCGCGAGGGCGCTGGCTTCGGTGATGGCGGCGGGAATGTCCATCGGCTTGGCGCGTGCGATGGAGCGCGGGACGATGGAATCGATCAGCGCCGAGCGCGAGGCTTCTCCGATCACGGAGAGCATGTGGGCTTCGTCGGAGGGGCTGACGCCAATGTGGCGCGGTTGGAATTCGGTGGCGTTTTCCAGCGCGGAGAGGGGGAGTGCGGCGGGCATTTGCATGGAGGGACCAGTCTCAAAAGCAAAAATGGCCGCGCCTTCGCAACATGGCGACAAGGCGCGGCCGTGGACTACATCAGGCGTTTGCGGCGAACGAGTTGTAGCTCGTTTCGTCCATCAGTTCGCCCAGTTGAGCGGGCTCGCTCAACTTGACCTTGAAGAACCAGCCAGCACCCAGTGGGTCGCTGTTGGCAAGCGATGGATCATTGCGCAGCTCTTCGTTGACTTCCACGATCTCGCCGGAGACGGGCATGTACACATCGGCAGCGGCCTTCACGGATTCGACGACACCGGCGACTTCGCCTTGGGCGAAGGTCTTGCCGACTTCGGGCAGGTCGACGAACACCACGTCGCCCAGCGCGTCCTGCGCGTGCACGGTGATGCCGACGACGGCGGCATTGGCGTCAGCGCTGTTGATCCATTCGTGGTCTTTGGAAAAGTGGATGCTCATGGGTGCTCCGGGAGAAAGGTTTGAAAACGGGGTTCGAGATTGGTCAGCACGCAATGTAGCCGGGAATTGAGGCGGAATTGCGAACCGACGCTGTCTGGCAGGCGATCAACGGCAACTGCCGTGATCAGCCGCGGAAGTAGTTGGTGGGCACAAACGGCGTGGCGCTCACCACCATCGGCACCTGTTTGCCGCGCACGATGGCGAACAGCTCGGTGCCGTTGGCCGCGTATTCGGGGCTCACATAGGCCAGCGCGACGGGCTGGTTCAGCGTGGGGCTCAGCAGGCCGCTGGTGATATGGCCGATCTTCACGCCTTCGGCGTTCTGCAACTCGGCGGGCTCACGCACCGGAATGCGTTCCTTGGCGATCAGACCGACGCGCTTTTGCGCGAGTGAGCCGGGCTGGTCGATCTGAGAGAGGATTCTGGTCGCGCCGGGAAAGCCGCCCGCGCGCTCGCCGCCGGTGCGGCGCACCTTTTGGATCGCCCAGTTCAGCGTGGCCTCGGGTGGCGTGGTGGTGGTGTCGATATCGTTGCCGTAGAGGCACAGACCAGCTTCGAGGCGCAGCGAGTTGCGTGCGCCGAGGCCTACGGGCTTCACTTCTTCCTGCTGGAGCAGGGCGCGGGCGAATTCATCGGCGCGGCTCTCATGTACCGAAATCTCGAAGCCGTCCTCGCCCGTGTAGCCGCTGCGGGTGATGAACAGGTCGGCGCCGTTCCAGTTGAATTCGCCGCCGGTCATGAACACCAGTTTTTCCACCCCGGGCACGAGGCGCGATAGCACGGAAACTGCCTTTGGGCCCTGCAGCGCGAGCAGGCCGCGTTCGGGCATGGGGATGACTTCGCAGCGCGAGCCGATGCGTTCGATGATGTGCGCGATGTCGCCGACCTTGCAGGCACCGTTGACGATCACGAAGAGGTCCTTGCCACGGTTCACGAACATCAGGTCGTCGATGATGCCGCCGTCGTCATTGAGCAGCAGGCCGTAGCGCTGCTTGCCCACGCCGAGGCCGATCACGTCAACGGGCATCAGGGTTTCGAACGCGGCGGCCGCATCCGCGCCGACCAGGCGCAGCTGACCCATGTGGGAAACGTCGAATAGGCCAGCTGCGCTGCGGGTGTGGCTGTGCTCGGCCATCAGGCCAGCGGGGTACTGCACCGGCATCGAGTAACCGGCGAAAGGCACCATCTTGGCGCCAAGTTCAATGTGCAGTGCGTTGAGTGGAGTCGTGAGCAGGGGCGTGGCGGGTGAGGGCGCGGACATGTTTTTCAAACTCCAAGGCAAATGATCCGGACGACCGACGCCATGACGTCGATCGTGGTTTTGCCCTGCTGTCCGCTTTACCTGAGAGATTCATCGCGCGTCTGAAACGCTGCGATTTGCTCCTTCGGTGGATCGGTACGCGTTGTACGGATCTCTCTCCAGCTGGGGGAACGCCCGCATCACTGCGGGCGGCTGCCAGTCCTTTTGCCTGAGCGTTCGGTGTCTGCCTGCGCCTTCGGCGGCCGCGCTGAGGAAGCTTTTATGGGCTCCCGGCGACTCTCTCCTGACAAGCCGCACATTATAGCTGCGAGTGATCTGGTATTTGGCGATTCATTTGAAACCCAGCATGCGCGGCAGCCAGGTGCTGAGCGCGGGAACGAACGTGAGGATCACCAGCACCACCGCATGGGCCCAGAGAAATGGCACCAGTTCCTTGACCAGCGCGCTCATCGGCACCTTGGAGACGTTGCAGGTCACGAACAACAGCCCGCCGACCGGCGGCGTGATCATGCCGAGCGTGAGGTTGAAGATCACGATCATCGCGAAATGCACCGGATCGACGCCGAGCTTGAGAGCCACCGGCGCGAGAATCGGTGCGAGTACCATGACGCCTGGCAGCGGCTCGATGAAGATGCCGAACAGCAGCAGAAAGATGTTCACGAGGATGAGGAACATCCACGGCGAGAGATTCATGCTGACCAGCCACTCCGCCATTTGTTGCGGAATGCCCTCGATGGTGAGCACCCAGGCGAACGAAGCGGAGAGCCCGATGATGATCAGCACCGAAGCAGAAAGCAGGGCGGAGCGCGACAGGATCTCCGGCAGCGCCTTCCACTGCAGCGTGCGGTAGACGAACTTGCCGCAGATGAGCGCGTAGAACACCGCCACCACCGAGGCCTCGGTCGGCGTGAACCATCCGGCACGCATGCCGCCGAGAATTACCACCGGCAGCAAAATGGCGGGCAGGGCCTTCCAGGTGGTGATCAGAATCTCTCGGAGTGGCGGCGTTTGTCCGTCTCCCTTGTAGTTGCGCTTCTTGGAGACGTAGTAGTTGACCACGCACATCGCAATCGCGATCAGGATGCCCGGCAGAATGCCCGCCACGAACAGCGTGGCCACCGAGACGGTTTCGTCCTGCAGCGCGTAGATGATCATCGTGATCGACGGCGGAATGATCGGGCCGACGATGGCGGTCGACGCAGTGAGCGCCGCCGCGTAGGATCGATCGTAGCCCGCCTTGTCCATCATCTTGATGAGCATCGAGCCCGGCCCCGCCGCATCGGCCAGCGCCGAGCCCGAAATCCCGGAGAAGAAGGTCAGCGACACCACATTGGTATAGCCCAGCCCGCCCCGACGGTGCCCGACGAACTGGCCCGCAAAGCGCAGCAGCACCTCGGTGAGCGAGCCGCCGCTCATGAGTTCTGCTGCCAGAATGAAGAACGGCACGGCCATCAGCGGAAAGCTGTCGATGCCGGTGAAGGTCTCCTTGAGCAGCACCATCAGCGGATAGTTCTCTGCGAGGATCAGCGTCGTGGCGGTCGAGAGCCCGAGCGCGAAGGCCACGGGCACGCCGATGGCGAGATAGATGCAGGCGGAGAGGATGAGAACGAGGCTGGCGTCCATGGGATGTCTCCGTGCTCAGAGCGACGCGGAGGCGGTCGCGTCGAAATGCGCGTCGGACGCGAACCGGCGCTCGAGGATGTAGCCCTTGACGATCAACAGAAAGTGTACGACCAGCAGTACACCGCCAATCGGCATGGCGCTGTAGATGTAGGCAAACGGAATCTGCGTGACGGCGGTGAGCTGGAACATGGTGCGCTGCATGTAGAGCCAGCCGTACCAGATCATGAAGCCGAAGAACGCGAACAGCAGCGCCGCGACCACCACCCTGAGCGCGATGGCCGCGCCGCGCGGCAGGGCGTCCTGTAGGTTCTCGACGGCGATGTGGCCACCATAGCGCAGCACAGGGCCCGCGCCGAGGAACGTCAGCCAGATCATCATGTGGCGCGAGACTTCCTCGGCCCATTCGATGGATTCATGGGTGGTGTAGCGC includes:
- a CDS encoding RluA family pseudouridine synthase, which encodes MPLPPLPLIPYEPLIPLFEDAHLLAFDKPSGLLCVPGRGEDKQDCLIHRVQQQWPETLLIHRLDMSTSGIVLFARNLEMQRAMSAAFAERRVHKIYEALVAGSPAEPGTDWQEIDAPILQDWPRRPRRIVDPAGKPSVTRWRVLGYVDGISRVELQPVTGRTHQLRVHLQHLGFPILGDPLYAPEPAQQFAARLMLHARLLQLSHPVSGQKLCIASNVPF
- the gcvP gene encoding aminomethyl-transferring glycine dehydrogenase, translating into MQMPAALPLSALENATEFQPRHIGVSPSDEAHMLSVIGEASRSALIDSIVPRSIARAKPMDIPAAITEASALAELKAVASKNKVLKSFIGQGYYGTLTPGVILRNVLENPAWYTAYTPYQAEISQGRMEALVNFQTMVCDLTGMPIANASMLDEATAAAEAMTLAKRSVKSKSNTFVVAGDAHPQTIEVVQTRAKPLGIDVKIANSKDEWETLLAGDFFAVLIQYPASSGWIANWKADVEAIHAKQAAAIVATDLLALTLLTPPGEWNVDIVVGSTQRFGMPMGAGGPHAGFMACRDEYKRSLPGRLVGVSVDVHGKPAYRLALQTREQHIRREKATSNICTAQVLPAVIASMYAVYHGPEGLTRIARRVARFTAILSRGLAKLGYTAKHHDTAFDTLSLHTQGETDAVIARAVTKGANLRKAWDEYICISLDETTTRADVELVWAIFAGEGKALPTIEAMDEGAPSLIPAFAERTSGFLTHPVFNTHHSETGMLRYLRGLSDKDLALDRSMIPLGSCTMKLNATSEMIPITWPEFANMHPFAPRDQLAGYIELDQQLRDWLCQATGYAGVSLQPNAGSQGEYAGLLAIKGWHESRGDAHRNVCLIPSSAHGTNPASAQMVGMQVVVTACDANGNVDMVDLQAKCEQHSANLACIMITYPSTHGVFETQVKELCELVHSHGGRVYVDGANMNALVGVAAPGEFGGDVSHLNLHKTFCIPHGGGGPGVGPVCVVEDLVPFLPGHKAGGIEGGVGAVSAAPLGNAAVLPISWMYIRMMGPDGLKHATEAAILSANYISVRLKDHYPTLYASANGHVAHECILDLRGLKDTSGVMAEDVAKRLIDYGFHAPTLSFPVPNTLMVEPTESETLFEIDRFIDAMIAIRNEIREVEAGKLPREDNPLKNAPHTAEQVTADDWKHAYARELAAYPVAALRKSKYWSPVGRVDNVYGDRNLFCSCVPMDAYEGK
- the gcvH gene encoding glycine cleavage system protein GcvH; translated protein: MSIHFSKDHEWINSADANAAVVGITVHAQDALGDVVFVDLPEVGKTFAQGEVAGVVESVKAAADVYMPVSGEIVEVNEELRNDPSLANSDPLGAGWFFKVKLSEPAQLGELMDETSYNSFAANA
- the gcvT gene encoding glycine cleavage system aminomethyltransferase GcvT, which produces MSAPSPATPLLTTPLNALHIELGAKMVPFAGYSMPVQYPAGLMAEHSHTRSAAGLFDVSHMGQLRLVGADAAAAFETLMPVDVIGLGVGKQRYGLLLNDDGGIIDDLMFVNRGKDLFVIVNGACKVGDIAHIIERIGSRCEVIPMPERGLLALQGPKAVSVLSRLVPGVEKLVFMTGGEFNWNGADLFITRSGYTGEDGFEISVHESRADEFARALLQQEEVKPVGLGARNSLRLEAGLCLYGNDIDTTTTPPEATLNWAIQKVRRTGGERAGGFPGATRILSQIDQPGSLAQKRVGLIAKERIPVREPAELQNAEGVKIGHITSGLLSPTLNQPVALAYVSPEYAANGTELFAIVRGKQVPMVVSATPFVPTNYFRG
- a CDS encoding TRAP transporter large permease, whose amino-acid sequence is MDASLVLILSACIYLAIGVPVAFALGLSTATTLILAENYPLMVLLKETFTGIDSFPLMAVPFFILAAELMSGGSLTEVLLRFAGQFVGHRRGGLGYTNVVSLTFFSGISGSALADAAGPGSMLIKMMDKAGYDRSYAAALTASTAIVGPIIPPSITMIIYALQDETVSVATLFVAGILPGILIAIAMCVVNYYVSKKRNYKGDGQTPPLREILITTWKALPAILLPVVILGGMRAGWFTPTEASVVAVFYALICGKFVYRTLQWKALPEILSRSALLSASVLIIIGLSASFAWVLTIEGIPQQMAEWLVSMNLSPWMFLILVNIFLLLFGIFIEPLPGVMVLAPILAPVALKLGVDPVHFAMIVIFNLTLGMITPPVGGLLFVTCNVSKVPMSALVKELVPFLWAHAVVLVILTFVPALSTWLPRMLGFK
- a CDS encoding TRAP transporter small permease produces the protein MQIFERLFLAVNRWVLILLLAAMSVIIFTNVVMRYTTHESIEWAEEVSRHMMIWLTFLGAGPVLRYGGHIAVENLQDALPRGAAIALRVVVAALLFAFFGFMIWYGWLYMQRTMFQLTAVTQIPFAYIYSAMPIGGVLLVVHFLLIVKGYILERRFASDAHFDATASASL